In the Onychostoma macrolepis isolate SWU-2019 chromosome 09, ASM1243209v1, whole genome shotgun sequence genome, one interval contains:
- the cnmd gene encoding leukocyte cell-derived chemotaxin 1, with protein sequence MEETSEKVPFEAYSSLKPRGFMRVKKTAVVAFIAGAVLLLFGGIGAFYLWKVSEKEAISAHYSNIDIKIEDDSDAGDGKIVEVQDFKAGITAVKFPGKEKCYIKSQVRSELSEEKSDVGSLVWIASEEPLKDVSFLSPEILRFCGDLPIYWHHPANSRALRKRRSVSRVRRQNTGGLNRQQARRRNSTSSAREDEQPTGPDYNPENPYHRNQEGSESHMVFDPMLDHRGICCTECHRSYTHCERVCEPYGGYWPWPYNYHGCRQVCRVIMPCRWWAARVLGLV encoded by the exons ATGGAGGAAACATCTGAAAAAGTTCCTTTTGAG GCTTACAGTAGCTTGAAGCCCAGAGGGTTTATGCGTGTGAAGAAGACGGCGGTCGTAGCCTTCATCGCCGGCGCCGTTCTGCTGCTCTTTGGAGGCATTGGAGCTTTTTACTTGTGGAAAGTCAGCGAGAAAGAA GCGATCAGCGCTCACTACAGTAACATCGATATAAAGATAGAAGACGATTCAGATGCTGGAGATGGGAAAATTGTGGAAGTTCAAGACTTCAAAGCC GGCATTACAGCAGTCAAGTTTCCTGGAAAAGAGAAGTGTTACATCAAATCACAAGTCAGATCTGAACTTTCTGAG GAGAAATCTGATGTGGGGTCTCTGGTCTGGATCGCAtctgaagaaccactgaaggACGTCAGTTTTCTGAGCCCTGAAATACTGAGATTCTGCGGAGATCTTCCCATTTACTGGCATCATCCTGCAAACTCCAGAG CATTGAGGAAGAGGAGAAGTGTGTCGCGAGTGAGGCGGCAGAATACAGGTGGATTAAATCGACAACAGGCGAGACGTCGAAACTCCACGAGTTCAGCCAGAGAAGATGAGCAGCCGACGGGGCCCGATTATAACCCTGAAAACCCTTATCAT CGGAATCAGGAGGGTTCGGAGAGCCACATGGTGTTCGATCCCATGCTGGACCATCGTGGCATTTGCTGCACAGAATGTCATCGCAGTTACACCCATTGCGAGCGGGTATGTGAGCCTTACGGGGGCTACTGGCCGTGGCCCTACAACTACCACGGCTGTCGGCAGGTTTGCAGGGTCATCATGCCATGCCGCTGGTGGGCAGCCCGCGTGCTGGGTCTCGTGTAA